The Primulina tabacum isolate GXHZ01 chromosome 16, ASM2559414v2, whole genome shotgun sequence genome window below encodes:
- the LOC142529840 gene encoding LOW QUALITY PROTEIN: protein NRT1/ PTR FAMILY 2.11-like (The sequence of the model RefSeq protein was modified relative to this genomic sequence to represent the inferred CDS: deleted 1 base in 1 codon), with product MEKNEVSSTGKEPNYRGVKAMPFVIGNETFEKLGTIGTSSNLLVYLTTVFHMNSITAANVVNIFNGTCNFGTLAGAFLCDTYLGRYKTLGIASISSFLGMLMLTLTAAFTNLHPAECSTQPNLKCIGASSGQLVFLFTAFLLLVIGASGIRPCNLAFGADQFNPNTDSGRRGINSFFNWYYFTFTFAMMLSLTVIVYVQSNMSWAIGLGIPAFMMLLSCFFFFVGTRIYVKVLPEGSPFTSLVQTLVVAFKKRKLELPERPWCSLFNHVDPCSMNSKLQYTDELRFLNKAAIITPDDTNNPDGSVGNPWKLRSVQQVEEIKCVIRVIPIWLAGMIYYIILALMQTYPVFQSLQSDRRLSTGKFKIPAASYNVFTMLTVTLWIPIYDRIIVPFLRRITGKEEGITMLQRIGFGLLLGVLTMVISGLVEDHRRTLAVTRPTLGVLGQKGAVSSMSGYWLVPQMVLAGVSEAFAVIGEIEFFYKQFPENMRSFAAGFLFSGFAISSYITSFLISVVHKVTRVGGNRNWLAEDLNEGRLDYFYYMVAGIQVVNMGYFLICAKWYKYKRVESNDNDVAMEKIDHKKHVV from the exons atggagaaaaatgaGGTTTCCTCCACCGGAAAAGAGCCAAATTATAGAGGGGTCAAAGCTATGCCTTTTGTTATAG GAAATGAGACATTTGAGAAGCTTGGTACAATCGGGACTTCTTCTAATCTTTTAGTGTACTTGACGACTGTGTTTCATATGAATTCAATCACAGCAGCGAATGTGGTCAATATCTTCAATGGAACTTGCAATTTCGGAACATTGGCCGGAGCATTCCTATGTGATACTTATCTTGGCAGATACAAGACGCTTGGCATCGCTTCAATCTCCTCTTTTCTG GGTATGCTGATGCTAACCTTAACAGCAGCATTTACGAACCTTCATCCCGCGGAATGTTCGACGCAACCGAACCTTAAATGCATCGGAGCTTCTTCGGGGCAGCTCGTTTTCCTGTTCACCGCATTCCTGCTCCTGGTCATCGGCGCCAGTGGGATTCGGCCCTGCAATCTCGCCTTTGGGGCGGACCAGTTCAATCCCAATACGGATTCCGGCCGAAGGGGGATCAATAGTTTCTTCAACTGGTACTATTTCACCTTCACTTTCGCCATGATGTTGTCCCTCACGGTGATCGTTTACGTGCAATCGAATATGAGTTGGGCGATCGGGTTGGGGATTCCCGCGTTTATGATGTTACTGTCGTGCTTTTTCTTCTTCGTGGGGACGAGGATTTATGTGAAAGTGCTGCCGGAAGGTAGCCCGTTTACTAGCCTCGTGCAGACGCTCGTGGTTGCGTTTAAGAAGAGGAAGCTGGAGCTACCGGAGCGACCATGGTGTTCTTTGTTTAATCATGTTGATCCCTGCTCCATGAATTCTAAGCTTCAGTATACAGATGAATTGAG GTTTTTGAACAAAGCAGCAATTATAACTCCGGATGACACAAACAATCCCGATGGATCCGTAGGCAATCCCTGGAAACTCCGCAGCGTGCAGCAAGTCGAAGAAATTAAATGCGTGATTCGAGTTATTCCCATCTGGTTAGCCGGCATGATATACTATATTATCCTAGCCTTGATGCAAACCTACCCAGTCTTCCAGTCCCTGCAATCCGATAGGCGTTTAAGCACCGGAAAGTTCAAGATTCCGGCAGCCTCGTATAATGTCTTCACCATGCTAACCGTCACTCTATGGATCCCGATATACGACAGAATCATAGTCCCGTTTCTTCGAAGAATCACAGGGAAAGAAGAAGGCATCACAATGCTGCAAAGAATCGGATTCGGACTACTTCTCGGAGTGCTCACAATGGTTATATCAGGTCTGGTGGAGGATCACAGACGGACATTGGCTGTCACTCGTCCCACATTAGGTGTTCTTGGACAGAAGGGCGCAGTCTCGTCTATGTCAGGTTACTGGCTCGTCCCTCAG ATGGTGCTGGCAGGGGTATCTGAGGCGTTTGCCGTGATCGGGGAAATCGAGTTCTTTTACAAGCAGTTCCCGGAGAACATGCGGAGTTTCGCTGCCGGGTTCTTGTTTAGCGGTTTCGCGATATCGAGTTATATCACGAGCTTCTTGATTTCTGTGGTTCATAAGGTGACAAGGGTTGGGGGAAATAGGAATTGGCTGGCGGAGGATTTGAACGAGGGGAGATTGGATTATTTTTACTACATGGTTGCTGGTATACAAGTGGTGAATATGGGGTATTTCTTGATTTGTGCCAAGTGGTATAAGTATAAGAGGGTTGAGAGTAATGATAATGATGTGGCAATGGAGAAGATTGATCATAAAAAACATGTTGTTTAG